The Nitrospinota bacterium genomic sequence AGGAGGATAACATTATCTCGATCATTGTGAGTGACGAAGGAATAGGGATCCCAGAAGAGGAGAGAGAGGTTATTTTCGAGCCGTTCATGCAGATTGACGGCTCTGCGACGCGAAAGGCAGGGGGAGTGGGGCTCGGCCTGGCGCTGGTGAAGAAAATTGTCGATTTTCTCGGAGGCGAAGTCTCCGTTGAAAGCAAGGTAGATGTAGGGACCTCATTTGTCATCAGGCTCCCCTATGAAAAGCCGGGGTTTATCATGAAAAAATCCGACCAGGATGATGTCGGATGGACTTTGGCTAAGGGGAAAAACATCCTTGTAGTCGAGGATGATAAAAATATGCAATTTCTAATCAAGGAAATTCTGAAGGGGAACAAAATATCCCAGGCTTTGAACGGCCGTGAGGGGCTTGAATACCTACTCTCAGATCAGGCCTTTGATGTCGTCTTTCTGGATCTCCATATGCCGGAGATGGGTGGCGAGGAGCTGGTGAAAAATTTGCCTGACGGTTTTACCGTTCCCATAATAGTTCTTTCAGCAGATGCCATCAGAGAGCAGGAGCGGAATGTAAGGGGGCTCGCGGCAAGGAAAAGGCTTACGCTTGAATATCTTTTCAAGCCTGTTTCGATAAAGGAACTCTCCGCGACATTTGAGAAGGTCGGTGTGGTCTGAAACCCGCATCTTGATTTCCGTTCTTTCAAACTCCTGGAAAAATGTTATAAATGGCGGTGCAACCATGTGTGCTGCTCATAGTAATGATTATGGAGAGTTTTATACGTGTTGATACAGGAGCTATCCCGCAAGAAGCGGCAGATGCCGATGGCTGAGATTTAAGAAATGGCTGGCAAGGAGAGCCGCGTTTTCGGCGCCCACATGTCGATCAGCGGAGGTGTGCAAAAATCGGTAGAGAGGGGAGTTTCCATAGATCTCTCCGCAATGCAGATATTCACAAAGAACTCGAACCAGTGGAATGCCAAACCGCTTTCGGAAGAGGATGTAAAAACCTACCGGGAAAATATCTCAAGATCAGGAATAAAGTACGTCGCTTCTCATGACTCGTATTTGATCAATCTTGCCTCGCCGGACAAAGTCATGTACGAAAAATCGTTGAACGCCTTTCTGGACGAGATAGAGCGTGCGGGAAAGCTTGGAATAAGGAACCTGGTATTTCATCCCGGCTCGCATATGGGTTCGGGTGAAGATGCCGGCTTGGGTAAGGTCGCCGACGCGATGAATGAAGCGATTGAAAGGACCGCAGAGTTCGGCGATGTGGTTCTCACGATTGAAACTACCGCTGGGCAGGGGACCAATCTGGGCTACGATTTCGAGCATATAGCCACGCTCATAAAAAAGGTGAAAAACAAAAAAAGAATCGGAGTATGCGTCGATACATGCCATATCTTTGCCGCGGGGTATGAACTGAGGAATGCCGAGGGATATAAAAAAACTTTCGGGGAGTTCGACAGGATCATAGGTGTTGACAAGATCGCGCTTTTCCATGTGAATGATTCCAAAAAGGATTTCGGGACGCGCGTGGACCGGCATGAGCATATCGGGAAAGGGTATATTGGCATTGAGGCGTTTCGTCTACTCCTGGGGGATAAAAGGTTTTTCAAAACGCCGATGATAATAGAGACGCCGAAAGGGAAGGAGATGGAGGAAGACGTCGAAAATCTGAAAGTGCTGAAAAGCCTTTTATAGCTTCTCTCTATTTCAAAACGCGGAACAGCGCTTCGTAGATAAGTTCGTATTCCTTCCTGCTCAGATCGCGCTCCATATCTTTGGTAAATTCATCCGTTTGGGTCATGCGGTTCACGAACCATGTCGGAAGGGCTTTTGTGTCGTCGATCTCCTCATTCTCGTTCATATCGTCAATCGTCTTCTTCGCCTGGGTAAGTATTCCCCTTAATATCTCGAGCACTACGTTGTTTCCGAAAAACCGGTCCCAGTTTACCAGTCCGTTTTCCACCGGGAACTTGCGGACGATGCCTTCAAGTTTCTTTTGAGTGGTTTCAATATATTCGTCACCGAACATCGCCTTGACTGCGTCTATGAAGCCGGGGATGATCTGTCTTGGTACCTTATTATCAACGTAGCCTACCGCTATTTTTTTTGCGGTTTCAGTATCGTCGTACTCGGGGAAAAGATGGCTTATCTGGTGCACCAGCAACCGCCCGAAATGGTCCTTCCTCTGTTCATTGATCTTCGCTTCTATAACCTCGGTCTTCACCTTATCTTTTAATTTATCGGCGATCTCTCCGCCGCATTCCCGGTTTATTTTTTCATTTATCTTTTCTATACTCCCCCAG encodes the following:
- a CDS encoding ATP-binding protein, whose amino-acid sequence is MANEKGLSIETNINSYKENDLFFVSDKKRLEQVIQNIVENSIKYSEKGTVRLNIIQEDNIISIIVSDEGIGIPEEEREVIFEPFMQIDGSATRKAGGVGLGLALVKKIVDFLGGEVSVESKVDVGTSFVIRLPYEKPGFIMKKSDQDDVGWTLAKGKNILVVEDDKNMQFLIKEILKGNKISQALNGREGLEYLLSDQAFDVVFLDLHMPEMGGEELVKNLPDGFTVPIIVLSADAIREQERNVRGLAARKRLTLEYLFKPVSIKELSATFEKVGVV
- the nfo gene encoding deoxyribonuclease IV gives rise to the protein MAGKESRVFGAHMSISGGVQKSVERGVSIDLSAMQIFTKNSNQWNAKPLSEEDVKTYRENISRSGIKYVASHDSYLINLASPDKVMYEKSLNAFLDEIERAGKLGIRNLVFHPGSHMGSGEDAGLGKVADAMNEAIERTAEFGDVVLTIETTAGQGTNLGYDFEHIATLIKKVKNKKRIGVCVDTCHIFAAGYELRNAEGYKKTFGEFDRIIGVDKIALFHVNDSKKDFGTRVDRHEHIGKGYIGIEAFRLLLGDKRFFKTPMIIETPKGKEMEEDVENLKVLKSLL